In the Mycolicibacterium thermoresistibile genome, one interval contains:
- a CDS encoding TIGR03617 family F420-dependent LLM class oxidoreductase, whose amino-acid sequence MTALFGPIDAAEQARTLREAGVAGVFTFEGPHDVFTPLVRAATEPGLELLTNVAIAFPRNPIHLAHQAYDLQLLSGGRFTLGLGTQIRTQIEKRFGAEFDRPVARMKELVAALRQIFAAWQHGERLDFRGEFYRHTLMTPTFNPGPNPYGPPPIQLGALGPQLTRAAAEVADGLLVMPFGTTRYLRERTMAAVDAGLAAAGRRREDFAVVPEIIVSPGDDHTATRRLLAFYGSTPAYRPVLDLHGWGDLQPELNALSKQGRWQEMGALIDDDILHTVAACGGPAEIAAHIRERVAGISDRVCLYAAGPIPVERLAAIVHELAD is encoded by the coding sequence ATGACCGCGCTGTTCGGACCGATCGACGCCGCCGAGCAGGCGCGGACGCTGCGGGAAGCGGGGGTGGCCGGGGTGTTCACCTTCGAGGGGCCGCACGATGTGTTCACCCCGCTGGTGCGCGCCGCCACCGAGCCCGGTCTGGAGCTGCTGACCAACGTCGCGATCGCGTTCCCCCGCAACCCCATCCATCTGGCCCATCAGGCCTACGATCTGCAGCTGCTCAGCGGGGGACGGTTCACCCTCGGCCTGGGCACCCAGATCCGCACGCAGATCGAGAAGCGGTTCGGCGCCGAGTTCGACCGGCCGGTGGCGCGGATGAAGGAACTGGTCGCGGCGCTCCGGCAGATCTTCGCGGCCTGGCAGCACGGGGAACGGTTGGACTTCCGCGGCGAGTTCTACCGGCACACCCTGATGACGCCCACCTTCAATCCGGGGCCGAACCCGTACGGGCCGCCGCCGATCCAGCTCGGCGCCCTGGGTCCGCAGTTGACCCGGGCCGCGGCCGAGGTCGCCGACGGCCTGCTGGTGATGCCGTTCGGCACCACCCGCTACCTGCGGGAGCGCACCATGGCGGCGGTCGACGCCGGGCTGGCGGCCGCGGGCCGCCGGCGGGAGGACTTCGCGGTGGTCCCCGAGATCATCGTGTCGCCCGGCGACGACCACACCGCCACCCGCCGGCTGCTGGCGTTCTACGGTTCGACCCCGGCGTACCGGCCGGTGCTGGATCTGCACGGCTGGGGTGATCTGCAGCCCGAGCTGAACGCGCTGTCCAAGCAGGGCCGCTGGCAGGAGATGGGCGCCCTGATCGACGACGACATCCTGCACACCGTCGCCGCCTGCGGCGGCCCCGCCGAGATCGCCGCCCACATCCGCGAGCGCGTCGCGGGCATCTCCGACCGTGTCTGCCTCTACGCGGCCGGGCCGATTCCGGTCGAGCGCTTGGCCGCGATCGTCCACGAGCTGGCCGATTGA
- a CDS encoding PIG-L deacetylase family protein, protein MGMQPFPDDWDTALVLVPHPDDPEYGMAAAVAKWTAAGRDVRYVLASRGEAGIAGMPPERAGTVREAEQRRSAAVVGVHDVRFWNFPDSRIRDTPDLRAAIADAITRVAPQVVITIYGGPEWGPGMPNQRDHIEFATAVAAAFDESAHPARWLFENGPDPTHVEVVDGYVDLAVEALAAHEVYLSVLDPQTPVLEQARRQIAAATAPQPGFGDQSTVGFILKRDRGVSAR, encoded by the coding sequence ATGGGTATGCAACCGTTCCCGGACGACTGGGACACCGCGCTGGTGCTGGTGCCGCATCCCGACGACCCGGAATACGGGATGGCCGCCGCCGTGGCCAAGTGGACCGCCGCCGGCAGAGACGTCCGGTACGTGCTGGCGTCACGTGGCGAGGCGGGTATCGCCGGCATGCCCCCGGAACGGGCCGGCACTGTCCGGGAGGCCGAGCAGCGCCGGTCGGCGGCGGTGGTCGGGGTGCACGACGTCCGGTTCTGGAACTTCCCCGACAGCCGCATCCGCGACACCCCCGACCTTCGTGCCGCCATCGCCGACGCGATCACCCGGGTCGCGCCGCAGGTGGTGATCACCATCTACGGCGGGCCGGAATGGGGGCCGGGGATGCCCAATCAGCGCGACCACATCGAATTCGCCACCGCGGTCGCCGCGGCGTTCGACGAGTCGGCGCACCCGGCGCGCTGGCTGTTCGAGAACGGGCCGGACCCCACCCATGTCGAGGTGGTGGACGGCTACGTCGATCTCGCGGTCGAGGCGCTCGCCGCGCACGAGGTGTATCTGTCGGTCCTCGACCCGCAGACACCCGTGCTCGAACAGGCGCGGCGGCAGATCGCGGCGGCCACCGCCCCGCAGCCCGGATTCGGCGATCAGAGCACCGTGGGGTTCATCCTGAAGCGCGACCGGGGTGTCAGCGCCAGATGA
- a CDS encoding PLDc N-terminal domain-containing protein produces the protein MAQKWQDLSPVQRRVVAVLATVQLALALAAWIDLARRPADRVNGSKVKWAAVIGINFVGPLRYFTKGRISGR, from the coding sequence ATGGCACAGAAGTGGCAGGACCTGTCTCCGGTGCAACGCAGGGTGGTCGCGGTGCTGGCCACCGTCCAGCTGGCGCTCGCGCTGGCGGCGTGGATCGACCTGGCGCGCCGCCCGGCCGATCGCGTCAACGGCAGCAAGGTGAAGTGGGCGGCGGTGATCGGGATCAACTTCGTCGGACCGCTGCGGTACTTCACCAAGGGCCGCATCAGCGGACGCTGA
- a CDS encoding alpha/beta fold hydrolase translates to MIRGRRAGRASSTLAAVEQMPPGRVVSVTAPDGVRLHAEVFGPADAPPIVLAHGITCAIRVWAHQIAELADDYRVIAFDHRGHGRSSVPRRRWQYSLDHLASDLDAVLDATLDPGERAVIAGHSMGGIAISSWAERYPERVSERAAAVALINTTTGDLLHNVQLLPVPDRFAAVRVRTASAVIKTVAGMPARLAAVPSRYVVSMMAVGRDADPAITNFVHELFTETPPAARDGWARTLVDAMGPRHIGLHNLTVPTLVIGSDRDRLLPLVSSRRIAEAAPNLFDFVELPGGHCAILECPDRVNDHLRALAAAAADARRATS, encoded by the coding sequence ATGATACGAGGTAGACGAGCCGGACGAGCGTCCAGCACCCTCGCGGCGGTGGAGCAGATGCCGCCCGGCCGGGTCGTGTCGGTGACCGCCCCCGACGGTGTCCGGCTGCACGCCGAGGTGTTCGGCCCCGCCGACGCCCCGCCGATCGTGCTGGCGCACGGCATCACCTGCGCCATCCGGGTCTGGGCCCATCAGATCGCCGAGTTGGCGGACGACTACCGGGTGATCGCGTTCGATCACCGCGGCCACGGCCGCAGCAGCGTCCCCCGGCGCCGGTGGCAGTACAGCCTGGACCACCTGGCCTCCGATCTGGACGCGGTGCTGGACGCCACGCTCGACCCGGGTGAACGCGCCGTCATCGCCGGACATTCGATGGGCGGTATCGCGATCAGCTCGTGGGCGGAGCGGTATCCGGAGCGGGTGTCCGAACGCGCCGCCGCGGTCGCGTTGATCAACACCACCACCGGTGATCTGCTGCACAACGTGCAACTGCTGCCGGTGCCCGACCGGTTCGCCGCCGTCCGGGTGCGCACCGCGAGCGCCGTGATCAAGACGGTCGCCGGGATGCCGGCGCGGTTGGCCGCGGTGCCGAGCCGCTACGTCGTGTCGATGATGGCGGTGGGTCGTGACGCCGACCCCGCCATCACGAACTTCGTGCACGAACTGTTCACCGAGACCCCGCCGGCGGCGCGGGACGGTTGGGCCCGCACCCTGGTCGACGCGATGGGGCCGCGGCACATCGGCCTGCACAACCTCACCGTGCCGACGCTGGTCATCGGTAGCGACCGGGACCGGCTGCTGCCGCTGGTCTCGTCCCGCCGCATCGCCGAGGCCGCGCCCAACCTGTTCGACTTCGTCGAACTGCCCGGCGGGCACTGCGCGATCCTGGAGTGCCCCGACCGGGTCAACGATCACCTGCGGGCGCTGGCCGCGGCGGCAGCCGACGCCCGCCGCGCGACGTCCTGA
- a CDS encoding flavin-containing monooxygenase, translated as MTLDQGPAVEQSAHHGDAAEYFDVLIIGAGISGIGAAYRIKEKNPGVSYAILERRSRIGGTWDLFRYPGIRSDSDILTLSYPWEPWTRPENVADGPDIRQYLVDTARKHGIYDNIRFDTHVLSADWDSSTDTWTVQTTEDGLPRTYRSRFVFFGTGYYDYDEPYAPEFPGIENFKGEVVHPQHWPESLDYAGKRMVVIGSGATAISLIPSLTEQAEHVTMLQRTPTYLLSSPRINPVVQALRKIPPRWLGYRLAWLYNLIFVVAVYAIAKAAPRFSRWFIRTVAKIYLPKDYPVDVHFNPPYDPWDQRLCLILSGDFYKAIREGRATVVTDNIDHIDETGIVLRSGNRIDADIIVTATGLQLQALGGVRLSIDGEEIKPQDRFVFKEHMLEDVPNLAWCIGYINASWTLRADLTARAFARLIAHMRKHGYTHGYPHLGDTPMKEKPAWNINAGYVKRALHALPKSGTRRPWNVRHNYLLDVVDHRFDRIDESMVFGRVGAPLKQPA; from the coding sequence ATGACTCTTGACCAAGGCCCGGCGGTCGAGCAGTCCGCCCACCACGGAGACGCCGCCGAGTACTTCGACGTGTTGATCATCGGCGCCGGCATCTCCGGCATCGGCGCCGCGTACCGCATCAAGGAGAAGAATCCGGGCGTCAGCTACGCCATCCTGGAGCGCCGGTCCCGTATCGGCGGGACCTGGGACCTGTTCCGCTATCCCGGCATCCGGTCCGACAGCGACATCCTGACCCTGAGCTATCCGTGGGAGCCGTGGACCCGCCCGGAGAACGTCGCCGACGGCCCCGACATCCGGCAGTACCTCGTCGACACCGCGCGCAAGCACGGCATCTACGACAACATCCGGTTCGACACCCATGTGCTGTCGGCGGACTGGGACTCCTCGACCGACACCTGGACGGTGCAGACGACCGAGGACGGGCTGCCCCGCACCTACCGGTCGAGGTTCGTGTTCTTCGGCACCGGCTACTACGACTACGACGAGCCCTACGCCCCCGAGTTCCCGGGCATCGAGAACTTCAAGGGTGAGGTGGTCCACCCCCAGCACTGGCCGGAATCGCTGGATTACGCGGGGAAGCGGATGGTGGTGATCGGCTCCGGCGCCACCGCGATCAGCCTGATCCCGTCGCTGACCGAGCAGGCCGAACACGTCACCATGCTGCAGCGCACCCCGACGTATCTGCTGTCGAGCCCGCGGATCAACCCCGTGGTGCAGGCGCTGCGCAAGATCCCGCCGCGCTGGCTCGGCTACCGGCTGGCGTGGTTGTACAACCTGATCTTCGTGGTGGCCGTCTACGCGATCGCCAAGGCCGCGCCCAGGTTCAGTCGCTGGTTCATCCGCACGGTCGCGAAGATCTACCTGCCCAAGGACTATCCGGTCGACGTGCACTTCAACCCGCCGTACGACCCGTGGGATCAGCGGTTGTGCCTGATCCTGTCCGGTGACTTCTACAAGGCCATCCGCGAGGGCCGCGCCACCGTGGTCACCGACAACATCGACCACATCGACGAGACCGGCATCGTGCTGCGGTCCGGCAACCGGATCGACGCCGACATCATCGTCACCGCGACCGGTCTGCAACTGCAGGCGCTCGGCGGGGTGCGACTCTCGATCGACGGTGAGGAGATCAAGCCGCAGGACCGGTTCGTCTTCAAGGAGCACATGCTCGAGGACGTGCCCAACCTGGCGTGGTGCATCGGCTACATCAACGCGTCGTGGACGCTGCGGGCCGATCTCACCGCACGGGCCTTCGCCCGGTTGATCGCCCACATGCGCAAGCACGGCTACACCCACGGCTATCCGCATCTGGGGGACACCCCGATGAAGGAGAAGCCGGCCTGGAACATCAACGCCGGCTACGTCAAACGGGCGCTGCACGCGTTGCCAAAGTCCGGGACCCGACGGCCCTGGAACGTGCGGCACAACTACCTGCTCGACGTGGTGGATCACCGTTTCGACCGGATCGACGAATCGATGGTGTTCGGCCGGGTCGGCGCCCCGCTCAAACAGCCGGCCTGA
- a CDS encoding phosphotransferase family protein: protein MATEPAVEDVSRLQRSARDLSTLPGALARWLATVQPGSDPRVQVHSGIDANGMSSETIVLSVDWRRRDGGRAEQRAPERYVARVAPAATDVPVFDSYRLDHQFEVMRLVSELTDVPVPRVRWLEPTGSVLGTPFFLMDHVEGVVPPDVMPYTFGDNWFYDAPAERQRELQDRTVEVLAKLHSIPQPEQTFGFLSGDAGRTALEQNLNRLKSWYDFAVPDIGRSPLVERALAWLDDHLPTDVAAGDPVLAWGDARIGNVLYSDFRPVAVLDWEMATLGPRELDVAWMIFAHMVFQELTGLAGLPGMPDFMREDDVRARYRELTALDLGDLHWFYVYSGVIWCCVFMRTGARRVHFGEIERPDDVESLFYHASLLRRLIGD, encoded by the coding sequence GTGGCAACTGAACCGGCTGTCGAGGATGTCAGTCGTCTGCAGCGCTCCGCCCGGGATCTGAGCACCCTACCCGGTGCGCTGGCCCGGTGGCTGGCAACCGTACAACCCGGAAGCGACCCACGGGTGCAGGTGCACAGCGGCATCGACGCCAACGGGATGTCGTCGGAGACGATCGTGCTGTCCGTCGACTGGAGACGCCGCGACGGCGGACGAGCCGAGCAGCGCGCGCCGGAGCGCTACGTCGCCCGCGTCGCCCCGGCCGCGACGGATGTACCGGTCTTCGATTCCTACCGGCTGGACCATCAGTTCGAGGTGATGCGACTGGTGTCCGAACTGACCGATGTGCCGGTGCCGCGGGTGCGGTGGCTGGAGCCCACCGGCAGCGTGCTCGGCACCCCGTTCTTCCTGATGGACCACGTCGAGGGCGTGGTACCGCCCGACGTCATGCCGTACACGTTCGGCGACAACTGGTTCTACGACGCCCCCGCCGAACGGCAGCGCGAACTGCAGGACCGCACCGTCGAGGTGCTGGCGAAGCTGCACTCGATCCCGCAGCCGGAGCAGACGTTCGGATTCCTGTCCGGCGACGCGGGCCGCACCGCGCTCGAACAGAACCTGAACCGGCTGAAGTCCTGGTACGACTTCGCCGTTCCCGACATCGGACGCTCACCGCTGGTCGAACGCGCGCTGGCATGGCTCGACGATCACCTCCCCACCGACGTCGCCGCCGGCGACCCGGTGCTGGCGTGGGGCGATGCGCGCATCGGCAACGTGCTGTACTCCGATTTCCGGCCGGTGGCGGTGCTGGACTGGGAGATGGCCACCCTCGGGCCGCGTGAACTCGATGTGGCCTGGATGATCTTCGCGCACATGGTATTCCAGGAACTGACCGGTCTGGCCGGGCTGCCCGGGATGCCGGACTTCATGCGCGAGGACGACGTCCGCGCCCGCTATCGGGAGCTGACCGCCCTCGACCTCGGGGATCTGCACTGGTTCTACGTCTACTCCGGGGTGATCTGGTGCTGTGTGTTCATGCGTACCGGTGCGCGGCGGGTGCACTTCGGTGAGATCGAGCGACCCGATGACGTGGAGTCGCTGTTCTACCATGCATCCTTGTTGCGCCGCCTGATTGGAGACTGA
- a CDS encoding TetR/AcrR family transcriptional regulator, with translation MTTNSTSVDKAAGAGRPRDPRIDGAILRATADLLVEIGYSNLTMSAVAERAGTTKTALYRRWSSKPELVYAATAPTDPVDTVESSDDVAGIVRALIERNRQITATPAARAAMPGLLVDMAADPRLHRGLLGRVGSLVEALRRRLAEAAGRGEVQSGVDADRLTELIGGSVMFRMVLHPDEPITERWADEVAAILIRGVTKEG, from the coding sequence ATGACCACGAACTCCACTTCGGTTGACAAGGCCGCGGGTGCCGGTCGCCCCCGCGACCCGCGTATCGACGGTGCCATATTGCGGGCCACGGCGGATCTTCTTGTCGAAATCGGTTATTCGAACCTGACCATGAGCGCCGTCGCCGAGCGGGCGGGAACCACCAAGACCGCGCTGTACCGCCGGTGGTCGAGCAAGCCCGAACTGGTGTACGCGGCGACCGCGCCGACCGATCCCGTCGACACGGTGGAGTCCTCCGATGACGTCGCCGGCATCGTCCGGGCCCTGATCGAACGCAACCGGCAGATCACCGCCACCCCGGCGGCCCGGGCCGCGATGCCCGGGCTGCTGGTCGACATGGCCGCCGACCCCCGACTGCACCGCGGGCTGTTGGGCCGGGTGGGGTCGCTGGTGGAGGCGTTGCGCCGCCGGCTCGCCGAGGCGGCCGGACGCGGCGAGGTGCAATCCGGCGTCGACGCGGACCGACTGACCGAATTGATCGGTGGGTCGGTGATGTTCCGCATGGTGCTGCATCCCGACGAGCCGATCACCGAACGGTGGGCGGACGAGGTGGCGGCCATCCTCATCCGCGGAGTCACCAAAGAGGGTTGA
- a CDS encoding NADPH:quinone oxidoreductase family protein has translation MRAVQVSRLDGPEAVEVVEWEEPTDSDAVIIDVHAAGVSFPDALLTRGLYQYKPELPFIPGAEVAGEVRSAPAGAHVAKGDRVAGLTMLHGGMAEVVALAPDRVFKLPDAVSFEAGAGLLFNDLTVHCALRTRGRLSRGETVLVHGAAGGIGTSTLRLAPAWGAARTIAVVSTEDKKAVATAAGADDVVLADGFKDAVRELTGGRGVDIVVDPVGGDRFTDSLRSLAPGGRLLVLGFTAGEIPTVKVNRLLLNNVDVVGVGWGAWTFAHPGYLQEQWAELEPLLASGRVPAPEPVVYPLERAAEAIASLENRSAKGKVVLSVR, from the coding sequence ATGCGAGCAGTGCAGGTTTCCCGGCTGGACGGTCCGGAGGCGGTCGAGGTCGTCGAGTGGGAGGAGCCCACCGACTCCGACGCGGTGATCATCGATGTGCACGCCGCCGGGGTGTCGTTCCCGGATGCGCTGCTGACCCGCGGGCTGTACCAGTACAAACCCGAACTGCCGTTCATCCCCGGCGCGGAGGTCGCCGGGGAGGTGCGCAGCGCACCGGCCGGTGCGCACGTCGCGAAGGGTGACCGGGTGGCCGGGTTGACGATGCTGCACGGCGGGATGGCCGAGGTGGTCGCACTGGCGCCGGACCGGGTGTTCAAGCTGCCCGATGCGGTGTCCTTCGAGGCCGGCGCCGGGCTGTTGTTCAACGACCTGACCGTGCACTGTGCGTTACGCACCCGCGGCCGGCTGAGCCGGGGAGAGACGGTGCTGGTGCACGGGGCAGCCGGCGGTATCGGGACGTCGACGCTGCGGTTGGCGCCGGCGTGGGGTGCGGCGCGCACCATCGCGGTGGTCAGCACCGAGGACAAGAAGGCCGTCGCCACCGCGGCGGGAGCCGACGACGTCGTCCTGGCCGACGGCTTCAAGGATGCGGTCAGGGAACTCACCGGCGGCCGCGGGGTGGACATCGTGGTCGACCCCGTCGGCGGTGACCGGTTCACCGATTCGCTGCGCTCGCTGGCGCCGGGCGGACGGTTGCTGGTGCTGGGTTTCACCGCCGGTGAGATCCCCACCGTCAAGGTGAACCGGTTGCTGCTCAACAACGTCGACGTGGTCGGTGTCGGCTGGGGTGCCTGGACGTTCGCGCATCCCGGCTATCTGCAGGAGCAGTGGGCCGAACTGGAGCCGCTGCTGGCGTCCGGCCGGGTGCCGGCACCCGAACCGGTGGTCTATCCGCTGGAGCGGGCGGCCGAGGCGATCGCGTCGCTGGAGAACCGCAGCGCCAAGGGCAAGGTGGTGCTCAGCGTCCGCTGA
- a CDS encoding flavin monoamine oxidase family protein, with translation MVDVVVVGAGFAGLTAARELTGLGYEVVVFEGRDRVGGRSYTATLAGVPVDLGATFVGPGQTAVTGLAAELGCPTVGTYHQGNNLILWRGRLKSYRSTIPTLSILELLDVSRIQWRFERLCRQIPVGEPWRAPAAHRLDTMSLDRWLRSVYASASTRDLMAIMARVTWGCEPHQVSMLHAARYVKAAGGLGRMLDVEGGAQQDRFPAGTQQIAQRMAEELDGAEPGSRVRLGAPVRRITRNPDGTVTVHTGSGDGVTAGAVVVAVPPAHRDAIEFDPALPPRHTALPGHWPQGMLSKAYAAYDTPFWRADGRSGEALSDDGPVFITFDVSPDENGPGILLGFTDARTFDPLSPDRRRDKALHGFAKLFGDAALKPIDYLDFCWGCDDFAPGGPTAAVPPGSWTEFGPWLREPVDQIYWAGTETADQWTGFLDGAVRSGQRAAAEVHRRLSSGG, from the coding sequence GTGGTTGATGTCGTGGTGGTGGGGGCCGGTTTCGCCGGGTTGACGGCCGCCCGGGAACTCACCGGGCTGGGATACGAGGTCGTGGTGTTCGAGGGCCGCGACCGGGTGGGCGGCCGGTCGTACACCGCGACGCTGGCCGGGGTGCCGGTCGATCTGGGGGCGACGTTCGTCGGCCCCGGCCAGACCGCCGTCACCGGGCTGGCCGCCGAGCTCGGCTGCCCCACGGTCGGGACGTATCACCAGGGCAACAATCTGATCCTGTGGCGGGGCCGGCTGAAGTCGTACCGCAGCACGATCCCGACGCTGTCGATCCTGGAGCTGCTCGACGTGTCCCGCATCCAGTGGCGGTTCGAGCGGTTGTGCCGGCAGATCCCGGTCGGCGAGCCGTGGCGGGCACCGGCCGCGCACCGGCTCGACACGATGTCGCTCGACCGGTGGCTGCGGTCGGTGTACGCCAGCGCGTCCACCCGGGATCTGATGGCGATCATGGCACGGGTGACCTGGGGGTGCGAACCCCATCAGGTGTCGATGCTGCACGCGGCGCGTTATGTGAAGGCCGCCGGCGGGCTGGGCCGGATGCTCGATGTCGAGGGCGGGGCGCAGCAGGACCGGTTCCCGGCGGGCACCCAGCAGATCGCGCAGCGGATGGCCGAGGAGCTCGACGGCGCAGAACCGGGATCGCGGGTGCGGCTGGGCGCACCGGTGCGCCGCATCACCCGCAACCCCGACGGCACGGTGACCGTCCACACCGGATCCGGGGACGGGGTTACCGCGGGGGCCGTCGTGGTGGCGGTGCCGCCGGCGCACCGGGATGCCATCGAGTTCGACCCGGCACTGCCGCCGCGGCACACCGCGCTGCCCGGACACTGGCCGCAGGGCATGTTGAGCAAGGCCTACGCCGCGTACGACACCCCGTTCTGGCGGGCCGACGGCCGGTCGGGTGAGGCGCTGTCCGACGACGGCCCGGTGTTCATCACCTTCGACGTCAGCCCCGACGAGAACGGGCCGGGCATCCTGCTCGGGTTCACCGATGCCCGCACCTTCGATCCGCTGAGCCCGGACCGCCGGCGCGACAAGGCCCTACACGGGTTCGCCAAACTGTTCGGCGACGCCGCACTCAAACCCATCGACTATCTCGACTTCTGTTGGGGCTGCGATGATTTCGCCCCAGGAGGACCCACGGCCGCGGTGCCGCCCGGGTCCTGGACCGAATTCGGCCCCTGGTTGCGCGAGCCGGTCGACCAGATCTACTGGGCGGGAACCGAAACCGCCGACCAGTGGACCGGTTTCCTCGATGGCGCGGTGCGGTCCGGGCAACGCGCCGCCGCCGAAGTCCACCGCCGATTGTCCTCCGGCGGTTGA
- a CDS encoding MDR family MFS transporter yields MRLRHDARTPVLVALILTMALVAMDTTILATAVPQVVGDLGGFDQVGWVFSGYLLAQTVTIPIYGKLADLYGRRPILIFGVVAFLIGSALSAASWNMATLAIFRAIQGLGAGAISATVQTVAGDLYTVAERGRIQGYLASVWGISAVIAPALGGFFAQYLTWRWIFLVNIPIGVFALYLIARDLHEDVVRRPHRIDYLGAGLVLVSAGLFILGLLSGGVHWSWTSPTSVVVFTGAALAGVALLVVESRAAEPVLPLSMLTRRLTAPSFAATATAGMIVIGLSVYLPNWGQTVLGLSPVAAGFVLAIMSITWPISSGFSARLYLRIGFRDTALVGASCAVAAGTGLVLLGPAPPVWQPVVYTALMGAGMGLLFSPLIVGLQNTVGWDQRGTVTGGLMFSRFLGQSIGAAGFGAVANAVLRRYEPDTSAAAMGAASHAVFVGLLVAAVATVVLLLTVPRRFPTHHVAVVD; encoded by the coding sequence TTGAGGTTGCGACACGATGCGCGCACCCCGGTGTTGGTCGCCTTGATCCTCACCATGGCCCTGGTCGCCATGGACACCACCATCCTGGCCACCGCCGTTCCCCAGGTCGTCGGCGACCTCGGCGGCTTCGACCAGGTCGGCTGGGTGTTCTCCGGCTACCTGTTGGCCCAGACGGTGACCATCCCGATCTACGGCAAACTGGCCGACCTGTACGGCCGCAGACCGATCCTGATCTTCGGGGTGGTGGCCTTCCTGATCGGCTCGGCGCTGTCGGCGGCCAGCTGGAACATGGCGACGCTGGCGATCTTCCGCGCCATCCAGGGGCTGGGCGCGGGCGCCATCTCGGCGACCGTGCAGACCGTCGCCGGCGATCTCTACACCGTCGCCGAGCGGGGCCGCATCCAGGGTTATCTGGCCAGCGTCTGGGGCATCTCGGCGGTCATCGCACCCGCGCTCGGCGGGTTCTTCGCCCAGTACCTGACCTGGCGCTGGATCTTTCTGGTCAACATTCCGATCGGCGTCTTCGCCCTGTATCTGATCGCTCGCGACCTGCACGAAGACGTCGTCCGGCGACCACACCGCATCGACTATCTCGGCGCCGGACTGGTGCTCGTCTCGGCCGGGCTGTTCATCCTCGGCCTGCTCAGCGGTGGGGTGCACTGGTCGTGGACCTCGCCGACGAGCGTCGTCGTGTTCACCGGCGCCGCGCTGGCCGGTGTCGCGCTGCTGGTGGTGGAATCGCGGGCGGCCGAACCGGTGCTGCCGCTGTCGATGCTGACCCGGCGCCTCACCGCGCCCTCCTTCGCCGCCACCGCGACCGCCGGGATGATCGTGATCGGGTTGTCGGTGTACCTGCCCAACTGGGGGCAGACGGTGCTGGGGCTGTCCCCGGTGGCGGCCGGTTTCGTGCTGGCGATCATGAGCATCACCTGGCCGATCTCATCCGGCTTCTCCGCCCGGCTCTACCTGCGGATCGGTTTCCGCGACACCGCGCTGGTGGGCGCGTCGTGCGCGGTCGCCGCCGGGACCGGTCTGGTGCTGCTCGGCCCCGCGCCGCCGGTGTGGCAGCCGGTGGTGTACACCGCGCTGATGGGCGCCGGGATGGGGTTGCTGTTCTCGCCGTTGATCGTCGGCCTGCAGAACACCGTCGGCTGGGATCAGCGCGGCACCGTCACCGGAGGGCTGATGTTCTCCCGGTTCCTCGGGCAGAGCATCGGCGCCGCCGGCTTCGGTGCGGTCGCCAACGCCGTGCTGCGCCGGTACGAACCGGACACCTCGGCGGCGGCGATGGGGGCGGCCAGCCATGCGGTGTTCGTCGGTCTGCTGGTGGCCGCGGTCGCCACGGTGGTGCTGCTGCTCACCGTGCCGCGCCGGTTTCCCACCCACCACGTCGCCGTCGTGGACTGA
- a CDS encoding SgcJ/EcaC family oxidoreductase: MDIEDEQDIAAVMTATTDLWRAHDMAAWGRYFTEDADFIAHSGLWWTSRRDNVEGHQDVPADVIAGKTHYTQQVESVAEVAPGVALVHTRWNWPDPEPGARDRAGVISYLLVQRDGRWLIRAAHNTRSR, encoded by the coding sequence GTGGACATCGAAGACGAGCAGGACATCGCCGCAGTCATGACCGCGACCACCGATCTGTGGCGAGCGCACGATATGGCGGCATGGGGTCGATACTTCACCGAGGATGCCGACTTCATCGCCCACTCCGGGCTGTGGTGGACGTCGCGGCGAGACAATGTCGAAGGGCACCAGGATGTACCGGCCGACGTCATCGCAGGGAAAACCCATTACACCCAACAGGTTGAGTCCGTCGCCGAGGTGGCGCCCGGCGTCGCGTTGGTGCACACCCGGTGGAACTGGCCCGACCCTGAGCCTGGAGCCCGGGACCGCGCCGGCGTGATCAGCTACCTGCTGGTGCAGCGGGACGGACGCTGGCTGATTCGTGCGGCCCACAACACCAGGAGCCGATAG